The following proteins are co-located in the Deltaproteobacteria bacterium RIFCSPHIGHO2_02_FULL_44_16 genome:
- a CDS encoding phosphate ABC transporter substrate-binding protein PstS — MMKCFARMVMLIGFLVGFISINAFAGEGLLMNGAGATFPYPLYSKWFHHYEQMYPGVKFNYQSIGSGGGIRQILEKTVDFGASDAPMEDADLQKAEGSKILHIPTVIGAVAVAYHVPGVSKGLKLTGSVVAEMFMGKITKWNDPKIQELNKEVHLPNKDILPVRRSDGSGTTFIFTEYLSKVSPDWSDNVGTGKSVSWPVGIGAKGNEGVTGLVKQTPGAIGYMELAYAIKNNVAVASIKNKAGNFVEPTTVSVSAAATNVTLPQDYRVSLTNSEGTKAYPLSAFTYLLIYEKQHDTQKGKAMVEFLKWATHDGQKFASELHYSPLPSSVALKLDETISHIQVGK, encoded by the coding sequence ATGATGAAATGTTTTGCACGTATGGTGATGTTGATCGGATTTTTGGTTGGATTTATTTCCATAAACGCATTTGCTGGAGAAGGACTTCTTATGAATGGTGCGGGAGCAACGTTTCCCTATCCGCTCTACTCCAAATGGTTTCATCATTATGAACAGATGTATCCAGGCGTAAAATTCAATTATCAATCGATCGGAAGCGGTGGCGGCATTCGTCAAATTTTGGAAAAAACCGTTGATTTCGGCGCTTCTGATGCTCCGATGGAAGATGCAGATTTGCAGAAAGCAGAAGGCTCGAAAATTCTTCATATTCCCACTGTCATTGGCGCGGTTGCTGTTGCTTATCATGTTCCCGGTGTCAGTAAGGGTTTGAAGCTGACCGGTTCTGTGGTCGCCGAGATGTTTATGGGAAAAATTACCAAATGGAATGATCCAAAAATTCAAGAGTTGAATAAAGAAGTTCATCTTCCGAACAAAGATATTCTTCCTGTTCGTCGCTCAGATGGAAGTGGAACAACCTTTATTTTTACAGAATATCTTTCGAAAGTGAGTCCAGATTGGTCGGACAATGTTGGAACGGGAAAATCTGTGAGTTGGCCGGTTGGTATTGGAGCAAAAGGAAATGAAGGCGTTACAGGTCTTGTAAAACAAACTCCAGGAGCTATCGGTTACATGGAACTTGCGTATGCGATAAAAAATAATGTCGCGGTAGCCTCCATAAAAAATAAAGCAGGAAATTTTGTTGAACCGACGACGGTATCTGTGTCCGCAGCAGCGACGAATGTAACGCTTCCCCAGGATTATCGTGTTTCGCTCACGAATAGTGAAGGGACGAAAGCCTATCCTCTGAGCGCTTTTACGTATCTTTTGATCTATGAAAAACAACATGATACACAAAAAGGAAAAGCAATGGTTGAGTTTTTAAAGTGGGCAACGCATGATGGACAAAAATTTGCTTCAGAACTTCACTACTCACCACTTCCGTCGAGTGTGGCTTTAAAGCTTGATGAAACGATTTCGCATATTCAAGTTGGAAAGTAA